Genomic segment of Ferviditalea candida:
TCCTCGGACAATTCGGCGAATTGCTCCGACTGAAATGACAGCAGCTCCGCCCGGCTGTATCCCAACTGCTTGCACATCACTTCATTGACATCAAGCGTTCCCCGATATTGGCCCGCTTCATTCAACTCAATAATCACGATCCCGTCATTCGCAGTCTGAAACAAGCTCCGAAACTTCTCTTCACTGCCTCGCAGCGCTTCCCTCGACTTCCAAAGCCTTCGCATGTACCGTCGCATGACCAAGCCGAGCAGCGAACCCGTAATTAAAATATAAAAAAGCCCCTTTATTATTTCCGCGGCAAGAAAGCGTTCTCCCCAGATCTTCCCCGCAAGAAAGTCCGACGCAATCACCAACAGAAACCCGACAATCATGTACACGACTGTTATTCTCAAATAAACCGATTTTTCCCTGGAATGTTCGAAGGACGTCGGGACGGCGTTCACGCTTTTAGTTCCCCCCTTCATTGCCGGTTATGCAAGATTTCATAACAGGTGCTTTAATCATATATGTTTTTCGACACCGGCCTGCAAATTCCTTTATTTTCATCGGCTGCTTTTCGAACAAATTGCTATATTTCTACGGTTTCAGAGCGGTTTCGCAGCATATAATTTCATATAGAAAGTTCCTTCAGAGCAACGTATAATAATAACGATGTTTATTTCTGGGAAGGAGCCCTATATAATGGATCGAAAATCCCCTTATCTGCTGCTAGTGATCGCGACCTGTTTGTGGGGCGGCAATTTTGTAATGGGGAAGGTGCTCGTCACCGAGATTCCCCCGATTGTCCTAGCGCTTCTTCGTTGGACGGTAGCCTTGATGATTACACTCCCTTTGTTTGGAAAACAAATTTGGCAGCAGCGCAAATTATTTCTGAAGCACTGGAAAACGGTTGTTTTTCTAGCCCTCACCGGAGTGACGGGCTTCAATACGTTTACCTATGTTGCCGTGCAATATACGGGGTCGATTAACGCCGCGCTGATGAATTCAGCGGCTCCGATCATCATTGTCGTGCTTTCGATGATTTTTCTCGGCGAAAAATTTTCCGTTCGGCGGGGGATCGGCATTCTGATTTCCATGGCGGGAGTGCTTTGGATCATTACACGCGGCTCCTGGGCCGCACTGACCCAACTCGATTTTAATCGCGGAGATTTGTGGATGATTCTGGCAGTGGCGTTATGGGCCGCTTACTCCATCGGGGTCAAAAAAATCGCGGGACAGCTTCCGCCGAATGCACTGCTGGCTTTGACAGTCATCATCACCGTAATCGTCCTCTTTCCGATCGCCATGTTTGAACTGACCATCCAAAAACCGCTGCCCCCCCATTCCTGGACAGCGACCATCGTAGGAATCCTTTATATCGGCATCTTCGCGTCGATTGTCGCCTTTCTTAGCTGGAACAAAGCCGTTGCCATCATCGGGCCTTCCCGAAGCGCGAACTTTTTGAATCTGATTCCGCTGTTCAGCGCCATTTTCGCGATCCTCTTCACCGGCGAACACCTTGCCTTTTTCCACTTTGCAGGAGCTTTCCTGATTCTGTTAGGCGTATATGTCACGACACGCACAGATCGCCGTGCTCATTCACAGCCGTTGAAGAGCGAATTCCCGGAAAAGAAGACAACACCGTTAGATATTTAAGTTATTGAGGAAAAATGACTGGAGAATCGCCGGATATATTGATCTGATTTTGGCCGTGCTTCTCCTCCTTGGCCTTGTATAATGCGCGCTCAGCCGCATTAAACAGCATCTTCCAATCCCTGCTGCCGACCGTTTGGTAAGCAATTCCCATACTGCAGCGAATCGGCGGCAGTCCCTGCTGCGTCAATTCCTCAATACCGCCCAATGAATCGGCAATGCGGCGTCCGATCAATTCCGCTTTATCCCGGGGCATGCGGTTGAAAACAATGGCGAATTCGTCCCCGCCGATCCTGAATAAATAGTCTCCTTCGCGGATATAAGAAGATAACCGGTGTACGACGGAACGCAGCACCCGATTGCCTGTGGCATGGCCGAACCGGTCGTTGATTTGTTTGAAATCGTCCAGGTCAATCAAGCAGAGGCAAAGGAGACTTTTTTGTTCAATGGCGGAATCAACCAATTTCGGGAGAATGTTCTGAAACATCCGGTAATTGAATGCCCCGGTCAGATCGTCCTTGGACGTTTGTTCTTCAAATCTTCCCGCTTCATCCTCCAATGATTTCCTATGGATCACGTCCGTCATTCGCAAACGAATGAACAGCATATTGCCCGCAACCAGCATAATGGCATAGGTTGCGAAGCCTGCCGCATGGCCGATCAGGATCCCCGCATCTTCGGAGATCCGGAATAAGACCGGAACGATCCCGAACCAGTAGGCCCCGACCGCGAACACCAGCGTTCCGAACACGAATGGACGAATCGGAAGAAATAAGATGACAAATGCGAGTACCTGATAAACGCCTGTTATGTATAAATTGTATGTCCCTTCCGTCCAAGCCAATACCGACATGAAGAATACCTGTATCAGAGATCCGGATAAGATTAGTATTTCCGCCCCAAAGTAATTTCGGAAGCTGCGGCCGATCCATCCCATCAACAGCGCGCCGAACACCATCGCTGCACGAACCCCGGCAATGAGGATCCAATTGTCCTCCGTAAACCACGACACATCAACAACAAAAGCAAGAGCCAAAAAAATTGCGGCCAAATAAAATCGTTTCGGCAAATTCACCAGGACCATCCGATCCCAATCCAAGGGAGTGAACCCTTGAGGTTTTCCGATCAGGATCCCCCCGAGTTTTTCACGATGTTCAGATTTCGACATTTTTCCCCGCCCCTTCAAGATCCAATTTCTTGTAAAAATTATATCCCGAAAGCGTCTGTCTGCTCAATCTTTATTTCCGGCTGCTTAAAATTTCTGTGGGTTTTTGTCAATTTTCACGGAATTTTGTTGGTTCTGCTCGACATGAGATTCTCTGCACAACATAAAAAACCTCTATCGCGGCCAATTCAATGATGAACGGCCGCGCCAGAGGGGCGGTTCTAATGCCGATAAGAATTAGCTTTCCCAGTTCCGGAAATTAATAAAATAAATTCTTATGCGGTAAAAAAGCCCCTTGCGGGGCAAACGAGACGCTTTAAATTTCCGCCACAATTTGATAAATCAGCCAAACATTCAATAACAGAATAATCGCTCCAACCAAGATGGACGCCCACGTGATCCAAGGTTTATTCACCAATACTCCCATAAGGTCCTTGCGTTTTGTAAAGTAAATCAGCGCGAGAATCGGAGCCGGAAGCACCAAACTGAGCACAACCTGACTGATGACAAGCGTCATGGTCGGATCCGTGCCAAGCGCCACAATAATCACGGTAGGCAGCATGGTCAGAACCCTTCGCAGCCACATCGGGATAGAGAACCCTACAAACCCTTGCATGATCACCTGACCCGCCATCGTCCCGACGACAGAACTGGACACGCCGGAGGCCAGGAGTGAAAGCAGGAATACGGTAGCCGCCGCCGATCCAAGCAGCGGAGTCAAGGTTTGGTAGGCCGACTGGATATCAGCTACTTGAGCGTGGCCGGTGTCGTGAAATACTGCCGCTGCCATATACATCATGGCGATATTGATGAAACCGGCGAATCCCATGGCGATGACCACTTCCCGAGTGCTGAATCGATGAATCTTGAAGGCCTCTTCGTCGCTTCGGGGCCGTACACGATTTTGCGTCAAGCTGGAATGCAGATAGATCGCGTGCGGCATAACGGTTGCCCCGATAACTCCTACCGCCAGCAGAATGCTGTCTTTGTTGCCGATCCACGGGACTACACTGTGGTAAACGATCTGTGACAAATCGGGCCGAGACAGCACGGTTTCAATCAAATAACTGGCTCCGATAAACAGAGCAAACGCGGCTATGAACTTCTCCATCGGGCGGAAGCCCAAACGCTCCATCATGAGAATCAAATATGTGACAACCCCTGTAACCAAGGTTGCCGACAGCATCGGTAACCCGAACAATAAATGCAAGGCCAGCGAAGCTCCGAGAAATTCGGCCAAATCCGTTGCCATTGCCGCAACTTCGGAGAAGCCCCACATCAAATAGGACAACCATTTGGGAAAATGCTCCCTGCACATTTCCGGCAAATTTTTGCCTGTGGCAATCCCCAGCTTGGCGGACAAATTCTGCAAAAGCATCGCCATCACATTCGCCAAGACGACCACCCACAGCATTCTATAACCGAACTGGGCCCCGCTTTCAATATTGGTTGCGAAATTCCCCGGATCGACGTAAGCGATCGAAGCAATAAATGCAGGCCCAACAAACGGCAGCATCGCCCGGATGCCTTTGCGTTTACCCGCAATCGCTTCGCGTGCGGCTTGTTCTGTCCTAGCATTTCCTTTACTGCGCCTCAACAATTTCGTTTCCGTCGGATGCGGAACACCTGATATTTCCATATATCTTATCCTTTCTCCCATATCATTCCTGGTCAATTAGACGGAGGACAATTTTTTTCCCAAAGGACTTTTTTTTTCCCTAGGTAAACTTTTGTTTTTTATTATTATATGACACTCCTCTATAAATGTGAACTAATATTTAACCCATTCTGCAAACATGGTATATTTATGAAAATGCCGCCGCTTTCCTTCGCCTGATGCGCAAAAAAACCTGACGGTCATGTGTCCCGCCAGGTTTTTCATTAAACCAGAAAATTAAACAGCTGCGGCTCTTTGTTGATCTCGATATAAGAGATTTCTTTAGCCTTCATCCGCTCGATCAGCGCGTCGTAGTCTTCTTTCTTCTTGAGCTCGATTCCGACCAACGCCGGCCCGCTTTCCCGGTTATTCTTCTTTGTGTATTCGAATCGGGTAATGTCGTCTGTCGGTCCGAGCACATTCTCCATAAATTCCCTGAGCGCCCCGGCCCGCTGGGGGAAGTTGATCATGAAATAATGCTTCAGCCCCTCAAAGATCAGGGAACGCTCTTTGATTTCCTGCATCCGGTCGATATCGTTGTTCCCCCCGCTGATGATGCACACGACATTTTTGCCTTGGATTTGCTCCCGGTAATAATCAAGCGCAGCGATCGGCAGCGCGCCCGCAGGCTCCGCAACAATGGCATTGTTGTTGTATAACTCCAATATGGTTGTGCAGGCCTTGCCTTCCGGCACAAGCACGATATCGCTCAGCAACTCTTTGCTGACCTCGAAGGTATGCTCCCCGACCTGCTTGACAGCCGCTCCGTCAACGAATTTATCAATTTCATCGAGCGTAATCACCCTGCCCGCTTCAATGGATTTCTTCATTCCCGGTGCGCCTGAAGGCTCGACCCCGACAATCTTGGTTTCCGGACTGACGTTCTTGATGTAGGAGCCGACCCCGGATACCAGTCCGCCCCCGCCGATCGTCACGAATACATAATCAATCGGATCGCTCATCTGATTCATGATTTCCAGTCCTGCCGTTCCCTGCCCGACAATGGTTCGATAATCGTCGAAGGGATGAATGAACACCATATTCTCCCTGTCGCAGTATTCCCTTGCTTTCACGTAGGAATCATCGAACGTGTCGCCGGTCAGAATCACTTCGACGAACGAGCCGCCGAACAGCTTTACCTGCGAAATTTTCTGCCGGGGCGTTGTCGTCGGCATGAAGATTTTGCCTTGAACGTTCAGCAGCTTGCAGGAATAGGCCACACCCTGGGCATGGTTGCCGGCGCTCGCGCAGACAACCCCGTTGGCCATCTCCTCTTCCGAGACATTCCTCATAATATTATAGGCGCCCCTGATTTTAAAGGAACGCACCACCTGCAGGTCTTCCCGCTTCAGGAACACATTGCAGCCGTACTTATCCGACAAGATTTCATTTTTCTGAAGGGGGGTTTGATCAAACACCTGATTCAGCATGCGGCTGGCATGGATAATATCCGCGATTTGAATTTGTTTCATCTGGGTACTTGCCTCATTTCATGATGATATGGAATGAATCGAATAAATGATTTTGTCCGCAGTCCGGTGATCACACTGTTTTGGCAGCGCATATTTCCAAAAAGCTGCAGCTCGAACACGTTTTTTTGCCCGGATTTGGAGGAAAGGCCTCCTTTGGAAGCGGGATATTTCGAACCGGGTCTTCCAGGTAAGCTTTCATTTGCCGGATGCTGTCCATCACTTCCGCCTCGATCCGCTCAACTTCCTCGATTGCGATCTTTGGCGTCACACATTCCCTAGACAGCAAATATTCCAACCTGATCTCGATGCGATCATAGGGAACCTTATATTGATCATGCAAAAACAGTGCGTATAGAAGCATCTGCTGCTCGTTTTTGTCCGATTCCAGCCCGGTTTTCCAATCGGCGATAATCCAGGTGCCGTCAGCTTTTTGATACAGCATATCCAGCTTCACATGTATTTTTTCCCCGGATATGTAAAATTGATTGAGTTCTTCAATCTCCTTAATCTCGATCCCGTCAACGCCCTGCAGTTCAACCAGGCTTCGCGAGGACAAAAAACCATCGACACAGGCTTCGATTCTCTCCTTGATCTGCCCGACTCGCTGCGGCGACAAGCCTCCTCCATAATACATTTCATGGAGCATCGCAAGCTTCTTGGGCGCGGCTTTCCATTGCTTCACCTGAAGAGAATCCTTGTAGGCCTGATTCAAGCGGCTGCGAATGCCGAGAATCATCTCGCTCTTTTCGGTCAGCGAACCGCAGTCTCTCCAGCTTTTCAACGCCGATTCGGCCATTTGATGCACTGCATCCCCGAGCAGCAAATAGAGATTGCTGATTTGCTTCAGCCGATAGGCAGCCTGCGACTCCGGATCGGAATCTCTCAACCATCCATTGTGCGACGCATAATAGTAATAGTAGTATTTTCTGATACATTCCCGAAACAGACCATCCCGCGACTGGGACCAGGACCATTCTGGATAAGGCTTGATTGTGAAAGCCATGCCGTCTCCTCCCGCCGATTGGCATATTCCGTCATGCCTGCTGCCAGGCAGCAATGGCGCATTCTTTTCGAATTCTCTAAATTCCCCATGAGCGGAATCCTATCTCATTGTATCATAATTTCGAAGGAGCGGATTTGCCGAAAATTGCGGAGATTGAGCAATTTAAAGCAGTATTTCATTTTCCCCTCAGTTCAACCAGCACATGCCCTTCCGTCCCAAGCTCCATATACAGAACCTCTTCTATGTTCACGTTGCGCCGCTTCAGCTGGTCGGCAACCCACTCCTCCGAGATTGAATTCGCCGTCAGATTATCCCTCATGATCACGCCGTCTACAACCAACGGCAGTGCGACCCCCACTTGCTTTCCTTCAATATGCAGATCTCCCCGGGTAACCGGCAGCACCCGGTTTTTGCTTAATACACTGAGCGATCCGTTCAATTCCAGAATCGCCGATTCGACATCCTGGACGGAAAAATTATTTTTTTGGCGCAGCATGGAATTAAGATCGTCTATCGACACATTCTCGATCCGCAAGTTTTTTTCGACAATTTCGCCTTGCTTGATGACGTACCGCGGAACTCCTTCGAAAATCTTGCGCAAATTCACGCTTTTGAGCGACAGGAATGCGATCAGCCAAGTCATCAGCGCCCATAAGATGAGCATAACAATTCCTTTGCCGAAAGGAATTGCATTTGTGATGACTACGTTCGCCGACAGCGATCCAATCGAAATCCCGTTAATATAGTTGAAATAACTGAATTGCGCGATCTGTTTTTTGCCCTGTAGGCGTATGACAACCAACAGCACAACAAAAGTGGCGCCAACCCGCATCATCAGCTCCGGATAAGTCATATCCGCACTCCCTTCCTTAGTTAAGTTAGCATCATTATCGCCGAAAGGAAAAAAGTCCAAACCGGTCCTTATCTGCGCAGCGTCGCAATCAGACGGTTGGGATGCAGCAATAGATCCAGGCCGTCCAGAATATCCCGAACGACAATATCCCCATGCATAAGCGCCTCGGAGGAGCAGCCCTCCCTGCCCAGAACCGCAATCGCCAGGTCGGCCGTCTCAAACATCAGACGGTCATTCACTCCGTTGCCGATTGCTACAATCCCGTCTTCCCCAAGCCCTCGGATAAATCTCGCCTTCTCACCGGCCTGGTCCATGTTGCCGATAACCTGAACCTGCAGCGGCAAATGCTCGCATTCCCTGTGAACGCTTCCGTTGGTATCCGCCGTAATCACATGAATCCGCAGTTTCTCGCTCAGCGTCTCCAATCTTTCTGACACTCCGGAAATCAAGACGCCGTCCGACGCAATCGTTCCGTTAAAATCCAACACCAGGTGGCCGAAAGCCAGACGGCCCGCTCCCGGAATATCATAAGTCAGCATGCTCAGCCCGCTCCTTTTGAAATTTGATAGATCCTGTAATGATTTTTGCCATTTCGTTTAGCCTCATACGTGGCAGTATCCGCATATTTGATCAACTGGTCGATATCCTCCCCGTAGTCGGGGAAAAAACTGATTCCGTCACTGGAGGAAATGACGCATTCCTCCCCTTCAAAAAAATAAGAGTTTGGAATTCTTTCAACATGCTCTCTAGCTTGTCGCCTTCAACGAGCGTGACCAGCTTTTGACCCTTCCGGTTTTTCATCAGCATCTCCACATGAACCCATCTTTTGCCTGTGCGAAAATGGTATTGATGCAGCTCTGTTTGCGAGCTTAGCTTCTCATCCCAAAACAAATCGTACAGGGATTGGCCGAGCAAAGGCTCGTCAAAATACCCGAATAGCCGATGAGCCTCCGGGTTCGCTTCCATAATCCGCTTGGAAGGTCCCTTGGCAAACGCCCATGCCAGCAGCAGAATATAAATCAGGTGCTCGAAAACACCCGCGCCAATGGAAATGTAATATAAGTTATTGTATATCGGATATTTCCAAATTCCGATCTTCATGTATACGGTACTGTTCATGAAATTTTTCTACAGCAGCAAAGTCAGCAAGACCGACAGCATTGGAAAATAGCTGAGGCCGATAACCGCCCATTTCGGCCACCGTTTGTCATAGCCGGTAATATTGCAGCCAATGCCCCGAAATTTGCGAACCAAAACGTAACCATCATCGCACTATATGAAATCGCCAGCAAGTTCCTCACATATTCAGTTATGAACAGCATCATCATGCTAAGGGAAATCAATCCGGCTAACCGATGCTCGGTTTTTTCGGATTCTACTGGTCGATATCGACCGCCATATACAAGAGAAACAGGGACGGCTGAAAGGCAGCAGAATTTGCAGCATTTCCGGTATCTTCCTCTCGGCCAATTAATCTCTTTCCCTCATCTTACTCGATAATTATTCGAAATGCTCGAAAATCATCAAATTCCGTTATTTGTGAGATGCTGCCGTTCAAAGCTGAAGCTGGACAAACCGGACGTTCTGCCTTATTCTTGTATGCGGGATGACCGATTCTTTCGATCCACTCTTCGGCTGCAGACGGGGGTTATCATGACAGAGCAAATGGTTTACAACAGCATACATGTCAGTCAGTCCACATTCCGCGGCGGTTTGATCAGCCCGGTGCATCGCTGGTTTCGCCTGACTCCCAGCTTCGGGCCCGAATTGGTGGATATCATGCTGGAGGAAATGGAAACCGCAGCGCATCACCGCGTCATGGACCCGTTCTCCGGGGCGGGCACAACACTTTTGCAAAGCAAATTCCGGGAAATCGAAAGCGTCGGCTTTGAAATTAACCCCTTTTTATATTTTGTATGCCGCACATCGACGAGACTTGACCTCAATCCCGACCGTCTGAGAGCTTCTCTCGCTGCTGTTGAATACGCGTTTGCCGAAAATGTGAACAAGACCTCCTGTTTAGGAGTCGAGGAGCTTGGCATTCCTCTGCCCAAAATCCACAATGTCTATCGTTGGTGGAGACAAGACGTGCTCAAGGAGCTTCTGCTTCTTCGCAATGTCATTCAGACCTCCCCGAAGCAACAAACGCACAGGGACTTCTTCTTGCTGTCGCTTGCCGGCGTGCTGGTTCCAGATTTGACGAATGTCTCTTTGGGCCGTCTGCAGCTCCATTTTATCGACAAAAGCACGCATGATTTGAATGTCTGGAGATCCTTTGCCGGGCACGCGAAGCAGATGATCGATGATCTTGAACGAATTAGCGATACCGTCATCCGGACGCCCGCCGCCGTGTTTCATACCGATTCGACCACCCTGGAGGGTGTCGGTCCGCTGCCCCATCCGGTCGATCGGGTCATTACCTCGCCGCCGTATCCCAACCGCTATAGTTATGTATGGAATACACGACCGTTTTTATATTTTTTCGAAATGTTCCAGGAAAGCAGAGAAGCCGCCGCGCTGGATCTGAAAACCATCGGCGGGACCTGGGGAACGGCTACTTCGGTGCTTTCCAAAGGACGTATCGAGCCTTGGCATCCCATTATCGACAAATGGATTTCTCCGGTTTCGGACGAGATTCGCCGAAAAGATCCTTTAATGGCCAACTATGTCATGAAATATTTCAATCTGCTTGCCCAGCAAATTGTATCCCAAGACCGTCTGCTGTCCTCGTCCGCCCGCTGTGCCTACGTTGTCGGATGCTCCCGGATCAAGGGGGTATACGTTGAAACCGACCGTCTGCTGGCTGAAATCTTCGAAGGGCTCGGGCTCGGATATTCCGTTCGCAAAATTGAACGATTCCGCCGCCGTCACAGCGGCAGCGAGCTGCACGAATCGATCGTTTATGCTTATAAAGCATAAAAACGGCAATCTATCCGCACATTAATGACAGGCGGTTACATGAACAAAGGTTGCTGCCCATTCATGTTTGCCTTCGAAGGAGGTTGCCTCTTTGAAAATCAAAGATTCTAGCTTGCAATCGCAAAATCCGATATCACAGGCGCAAAACTCTGTGGAAAGAGCCCATCATGCCGTTTCTCAGGCTCAGACCCATCCGACCCCGCAAGCCATCGAACAAGCGGAGAACTCGCTGAGAAAAGCGGAGCATACCGTTGCCCAGGCAGGTGACAACGCCAATCAAGCTGCGGTGGATCTGGCCCGAGAACAGCTTGAACAGGAAAAAAGCGAGCTGAAAAACTTGCAGGCGGAACAATGATCCGCCTGCAAGTCAAATTAAAAATCAATATGGTCCGGATCCGGACCAAAACGCCGGTTTTCATTCATGCCGTCCAGCTTCGTTAAGTCTTCCGACGATAATTCAAAGTCAAAAATATCGGCGTTCTCCCGGATTCGTTCGGCCCTGACCGATTTAGGAATCACCACAACCCCATTCTGCAAATCCCAGCGGAGGACGATTTGCGCCGGGGTTTTTCCGTATTTTTCCCCCAGCTCCTTCAACAGCGGATGATCGAGTCTTCCCCGCATTAACGGACTCCAAGCCTCCATTTGGATGTCATGCTGTCGGCAGAACTTGAGCAATTCCTTCTGCGTTAACAGCGGATGCAGCTCCACTTGGTTGACCGTCGGCTTAACCTCGCAAACCGACAAGAGGTCTTTCAGATGATGGATTTGAAAATTGCTGACGCCGATGGCCCGGATATATCCTTCCCGATGCAGCTTTTCCAGCGCACGCCATGTATCTTTATACTTCCCCTGTACCGGCCAATGAACCAGATATAGATCTATGTATTCGAGTCCGAGTTTTTGCCGGCTTTCTTCAAAAGCCAACAATGTCGATTCATACCCCTGTCGGCTGTTCCACACCTTGGTGGTCACGAACAATTCTTCCCGAGAAATTCCGCTGTTCCCGACAGCTTTACCCACACCTGCTTCATTGCCGTAAAGGGCTGCCGTGTCGATGCTGCGATAACCTGCTGCCAACGCTTGTTCTACGGCATGCTCAACTTCCCGGCCCTCTTCCACTTTATAGACGCCCAGTCCCAGCCAAGGCATCTTTACGCCGTTTGATAATTCAGTCTTATCGCTAATTGAATCTACCATAAACTCACTCCTCATTTGTTGAATTTATTTTTGCGGGTCTGGCTTTTCCTTGAATGAAGCCGCCCTTTGCAGCCTCATCTCAAAATTCATCTTCATTTCGCTACTTTAATTATAACACAAAATCAATTGAAAACTTTGACAATTGGACAGACTGCCCAATATGTCCTAAATAGAACTCAAATTAGTCACTGTGCAAGGGATCCAAACAAACACTTTACAGCAGCATTCTTTGGGTATATGATGCAAAATCATAAGGGTATTTTGCTAAGCAAATCATAAAAGCAATGAATTATTGGAGGGCCTACTTCAATGCTAATGGATATTCTCAAAAAAATAATATTCGGCAAACCTTTAAAATCTGATGAAATTGAAACTGAAAAGATGCCCGTATGGAAGGGCCTGCCGATCTTGTCTTCGGATGCTCTTTCCTCCGTAGCCTATGGCACGGAACAAATTTTGCTTGCGCTCTCCGTTGCCGGCACTGTGGCCTTTTCCTATTCCTTACCGATCGCTTTGGCCATTATTGCCTTGATTTTTATTTTGGTGCTGAGCTACCGTCAGGTCATTGACGCTTACCCCAACGGAGGCGGAGCCTATATGGTGGCCAAGGAAAATCTGGGGATGGTTTGGGGACGCTTGACGGGCGTCTCTTTATTAATTGATTATACATTAACCGTCG
This window contains:
- a CDS encoding HAD family hydrolase is translated as MLTYDIPGAGRLAFGHLVLDFNGTIASDGVLISGVSERLETLSEKLRIHVITADTNGSVHRECEHLPLQVQVIGNMDQAGEKARFIRGLGEDGIVAIGNGVNDRLMFETADLAIAVLGREGCSSEALMHGDIVVRDILDGLDLLLHPNRLIATLRR
- a CDS encoding GGDEF domain-containing protein, producing the protein MSKSEHREKLGGILIGKPQGFTPLDWDRMVLVNLPKRFYLAAIFLALAFVVDVSWFTEDNWILIAGVRAAMVFGALLMGWIGRSFRNYFGAEILILSGSLIQVFFMSVLAWTEGTYNLYITGVYQVLAFVILFLPIRPFVFGTLVFAVGAYWFGIVPVLFRISEDAGILIGHAAGFATYAIMLVAGNMLFIRLRMTDVIHRKSLEDEAGRFEEQTSKDDLTGAFNYRMFQNILPKLVDSAIEQKSLLCLCLIDLDDFKQINDRFGHATGNRVLRSVVHRLSSYIREGDYLFRIGGDEFAIVFNRMPRDKAELIGRRIADSLGGIEELTQQGLPPIRCSMGIAYQTVGSRDWKMLFNAAERALYKAKEEKHGQNQINISGDSPVIFPQ
- a CDS encoding PD-(D/E)XK nuclease family protein; this translates as MAFTIKPYPEWSWSQSRDGLFRECIRKYYYYYYASHNGWLRDSDPESQAAYRLKQISNLYLLLGDAVHQMAESALKSWRDCGSLTEKSEMILGIRSRLNQAYKDSLQVKQWKAAPKKLAMLHEMYYGGGLSPQRVGQIKERIEACVDGFLSSRSLVELQGVDGIEIKEIEELNQFYISGEKIHVKLDMLYQKADGTWIIADWKTGLESDKNEQQMLLYALFLHDQYKVPYDRIEIRLEYLLSRECVTPKIAIEEVERIEAEVMDSIRQMKAYLEDPVRNIPLPKEAFPPNPGKKTCSSCSFLEICAAKTV
- a CDS encoding Nramp family divalent metal transporter — encoded protein: MEISGVPHPTETKLLRRSKGNARTEQAAREAIAGKRKGIRAMLPFVGPAFIASIAYVDPGNFATNIESGAQFGYRMLWVVVLANVMAMLLQNLSAKLGIATGKNLPEMCREHFPKWLSYLMWGFSEVAAMATDLAEFLGASLALHLLFGLPMLSATLVTGVVTYLILMMERLGFRPMEKFIAAFALFIGASYLIETVLSRPDLSQIVYHSVVPWIGNKDSILLAVGVIGATVMPHAIYLHSSLTQNRVRPRSDEEAFKIHRFSTREVVIAMGFAGFINIAMMYMAAAVFHDTGHAQVADIQSAYQTLTPLLGSAAATVFLLSLLASGVSSSVVGTMAGQVIMQGFVGFSIPMWLRRVLTMLPTVIIVALGTDPTMTLVISQVVLSLVLPAPILALIYFTKRKDLMGVLVNKPWITWASILVGAIILLLNVWLIYQIVAEI
- a CDS encoding aldo/keto reductase, with product MVDSISDKTELSNGVKMPWLGLGVYKVEEGREVEHAVEQALAAGYRSIDTAALYGNEAGVGKAVGNSGISREELFVTTKVWNSRQGYESTLLAFEESRQKLGLEYIDLYLVHWPVQGKYKDTWRALEKLHREGYIRAIGVSNFQIHHLKDLLSVCEVKPTVNQVELHPLLTQKELLKFCRQHDIQMEAWSPLMRGRLDHPLLKELGEKYGKTPAQIVLRWDLQNGVVVIPKSVRAERIRENADIFDFELSSEDLTKLDGMNENRRFGPDPDHIDF
- the ilvA gene encoding threonine ammonia-lyase IlvA; translation: MKQIQIADIIHASRMLNQVFDQTPLQKNEILSDKYGCNVFLKREDLQVVRSFKIRGAYNIMRNVSEEEMANGVVCASAGNHAQGVAYSCKLLNVQGKIFMPTTTPRQKISQVKLFGGSFVEVILTGDTFDDSYVKAREYCDRENMVFIHPFDDYRTIVGQGTAGLEIMNQMSDPIDYVFVTIGGGGLVSGVGSYIKNVSPETKIVGVEPSGAPGMKKSIEAGRVITLDEIDKFVDGAAVKQVGEHTFEVSKELLSDIVLVPEGKACTTILELYNNNAIVAEPAGALPIAALDYYREQIQGKNVVCIISGGNNDIDRMQEIKERSLIFEGLKHYFMINFPQRAGALREFMENVLGPTDDITRFEYTKKNNRESGPALVGIELKKKEDYDALIERMKAKEISYIEINKEPQLFNFLV
- a CDS encoding PAS domain-containing protein produces the protein MNSTVYMKIGIWKYPIYNNLYYISIGAGVFEHLIYILLLAWAFAKGPSKRIMEANPEAHRLFGYFDEPLLGQSLYDLFWDEKLSSQTELHQYHFRTGKRWVHVEMLMKNRKGQKLVTLVEGDKLESMLKEFQTLIFLKGRNASFPPVTESVFSPTTGRISTS
- a CDS encoding diguanylate cyclase domain-containing protein, which produces MSSSDGISFFPDYGEDIDQLIKYADTATYEAKRNGKNHYRIYQISKGAG
- a CDS encoding DUF421 domain-containing protein, producing MTYPELMMRVGATFVVLLVVIRLQGKKQIAQFSYFNYINGISIGSLSANVVITNAIPFGKGIVMLILWALMTWLIAFLSLKSVNLRKIFEGVPRYVIKQGEIVEKNLRIENVSIDDLNSMLRQKNNFSVQDVESAILELNGSLSVLSKNRVLPVTRGDLHIEGKQVGVALPLVVDGVIMRDNLTANSISEEWVADQLKRRNVNIEEVLYMELGTEGHVLVELRGK
- a CDS encoding DMT family transporter, producing the protein MDRKSPYLLLVIATCLWGGNFVMGKVLVTEIPPIVLALLRWTVALMITLPLFGKQIWQQRKLFLKHWKTVVFLALTGVTGFNTFTYVAVQYTGSINAALMNSAAPIIIVVLSMIFLGEKFSVRRGIGILISMAGVLWIITRGSWAALTQLDFNRGDLWMILAVALWAAYSIGVKKIAGQLPPNALLALTVIITVIVLFPIAMFELTIQKPLPPHSWTATIVGILYIGIFASIVAFLSWNKAVAIIGPSRSANFLNLIPLFSAIFAILFTGEHLAFFHFAGAFLILLGVYVTTRTDRRAHSQPLKSEFPEKKTTPLDI